In Deinococcus cellulosilyticus NBRC 106333 = KACC 11606, the genomic window CTAAAATCGTTAGCATACTTAAAACAATTGACGACAAAATACGTCTGAACACCCAGATGAACCATACCCTTGAAGCCATGGCCCGAGCCCTCTTCAAATCCTGGTTCGTGGACTTCGATCCCGTCAAAGCCAACGCCGAAGGCCGCAGGATGGAAGGCATCCTGCCAGAGGTTCAGGCCCTGTTTCCCAGTGAATTTGAGGACTCACCGCTCGGACTAGTGCCTCTGGGTTGGGAGATCTCAACCCTTGCTTCTCTAGGTAAGATCTCCAAGGAGGGAATGAAGCCTGAGAATTTCCAAGACCAAATGGTCCACCACTACAGCATTCCAGCATTTGACTCACAGAAAATGCCAGTTCTAGAGAATGGCTCTGGAATCAAAAGCAATAAATTCCTAGTAAAAGAAAACTCAATTCTGGTATCAAAATTAAATCCCGAGACTCCAAGAGTTTGGCTCACCAAAATAAACTATCAGCATATTTCCCTGGCATCCACAGAATTCATAGTTTTACTTTCAGATCATTCAGATCAAAGAATGTTTTTATATCAGTATCTGTGCTCAGACATTTTTACCCAAAGTTTTGCTTCAAAGGTCACTGGCACATCAAAGAGTCATCAACGAGCAAATCCCAATGATTTATTGGCTACAGAATTCATCAAGCCAAGTCCAGAGATAGTAAGTGCATTCGCCACTGCTGTGTCTTCCATCCATGAGAAGGTCCAAATCAATCGCATAGAGATTGAGGTTCTAGCCAAAACCAGAGACAGCCTGCTGCCCAAGCTTCTCTCTGGAGAACTGGATGTGTCCCAGTTGTCTAATCTCGTTTCCACAGATTGATCCCAGGTCCACACCTCTTTTGCGCCCAGAAAGGAATGTTTGCTCATGACTTTGGCCACCCTTGGAAGACTGAAGAAAGTAGAACTCAGAACCGTCTGGGAAAGAGAAGACACAGGTTTTACCATGTGGCTTTCCAGACCGGAGAACCTGGAACTGCTCAGCCAGACACTGGATCTGGACTTGCAGTATGAAGCGCATGAGCAGAATGTCGGGCCTTACCGTGCAGACATCGTGTGCACAGATGACGATGGAAACAAGGTCCTGATTGAGAACCAGTTGGAAGTCACGGACCACACCCATTTGGGGCAGCTTTTGACTTATGCAGGGACCCTGAACACCGTCACCATCATCTGGATTGCTGCGCGTTTCACGGATGAGCACAGGGCCGCTCTGGACTGGCTGAACAACAACACGGGGCCGAACATCAACTTCTTTGGTCTGGAAATTGAGGTGTGGCAAATCGGGAATTCTGCCCCTGCGCCAAAGTTCAATGTGGTGTCTCAGCCGAACAATTGGACCAAGCGCATGGTGGGTTCTCGGGGAAGCGAGATCACCGCCACCAAGCAGCTTCAGTTTGATTACTGGACGGCCATGAGGGAACATTTCTTGCAGCAGAATGCTGTTTTGCGTCCCCAGAAGCCCTTGCCTCAGCACTGGATGAATTTCGCTGCTGGGCGCTCCCACTTCCATTACTTCGCTTACGCCAACATTCGGGACAAGTGCATTGGTCTGGGTCTGGTGATCAGTGGCCCGGACCGCTGGGCGCACTACTATCAATTGCTCAGCCAGAAAGAAGCCATCGAGGCAGAAGCACAAATGCAGTTTGAGTGGCGTGCTCTGGAAACCAAGAAGGAAAGTCAGGTTCTGCTGGAACACCCTTCTTTCAATCCAGCGGACCAGGGCAGCTGGGCTGCGCAGCATCAATGGCTGATGGGCACTGCGGCTTTGTTCCAGCGCATTTTTTCTGAGCGCATCCGTCAGCTGAGGGCCGCAGACTGGGCCGGGAATGCCAGTGAAGTGCTGAGTGAAGCCCCAGCGGAAGTTTGAATTCAAAGGAGACTGACATGTCCATCAATGAATCCATCGTTGAACTTGCAGCCATCGAGTGGTTTGAAGCCCTCGGGTACACCTTCGTGCCTGGAGAGACCATCAGCCCGGACAGCGCACACCCTGAGCGTCCCAGTTACGGCACGGTCATTCTGGAGGGGCGTGTGAAGGCTGCCCTGCAGCGCCTCAATCCGCAGCTTCCAGACATCACTTTGACCGAGGCGTACAACAAGCTGGTTCGTGCCCAGTCGCAGGACACCGTCACCAACAACCGGGAGTTTCACCGACATCTGATCGAGGGGATTCCGGTCACGTACCGGGATGATGCAGGCCAGACCAGAGGGGCACAGGCACAAATTGTGGACTGGGAGAACATTGAGGATGCGGACCTGCTGGTGGTGAACCAGTTCACGGTGATTGAGAAGAAACACAACCGCAGGCCAGATCTGGTGGTGTTCCTCAATGGTCTGCCCATCTCGGTGATTGAACTCAAGAACGCCGTGAACGAGGACACCACCATTGATGAGGCGTACAACCAACTGCAAACCTACAAGAAGGACATCCCCTCGCTCTTTCACTTCAATGAGCTGCTGATCATCTCGGACGGTCTGGATGCCCGGGTGGGCAGCCTCACAGCGGACCGGGAACGTTTCATGCCCTGGCGGACCATTGCAGGGGAAGACCTGGCCCCCAAGAGCCTTCCCAGACTCCAGGTGGTGATCGAGGGACTGTTCCACAGGGAGCGCCTGCTGGACTTCCTGAGGTACTTCATTGTCTTTGAGGATGAGGCTGCTCAGGTGAATGGCGTGCAGGTCATCAGGACCGTGAAGAAGCTGGCCGGGTACCACCAGTTCCACGCGGTCCGCACGGCAGTACAGAGTGTGGTGAATGCCAGCCAGAACGATGGTCGCGGTGGGGTGGTGTGGCACACGCAAGGCTCCGGGAAAAGCCTCACCATGGTCTTCTTTGCCGGGAAGGTCATTCAACACCCGGCTTTGCAGAACCCTACACTGGTGGTCCTCACAGACCGCAATGACCTGGACGATCAGCTGTATGGAACCTTCGCACGCTGTCAGGACAACATCCGCCAGAGCCCCCAGAAGGCCGAGAACCGCGCACAACTGAGGAGCCTTCTGTCGGTGGCTTCGGGAGGGGTGGTCTTCACCACCATCCAGAAGTTCTCACCTGAGAACAAGGGGGATGAGTACCCCCTGCTGACCGACCGCCGAAACATCATCGTGATGGCCGACGAGGCCCACCGCAGCCAGTACGGCTTTGAGGGCCGGGTGTCCACCACAGACACTGAAGCCGTGATCGAGTACGGTTACGCCAAACACATGCGGGATGGCATTCCCAATGCGACTTTCCTGGGCTTCACGGGAACCCCCGTGGACGCCAATGACCGCAGCACAAGGGCCGTGTTCGGGGATTACATCAGCATTTACGACATCGAGCGGGCCGTGGACGATGGGGCCACTGTGCCCATCTACTACGAAAGCCGCCTGGCCAAACTTCACCTGGAAGACACCGTGGTGGATCAGGTGGATGAGGAAGTGGAAACCATCACCGGGGACATCGACGACCAGCAAGCCCTGAAGGCCAAGCGCAAGTGGGCTCAACTGGAAGCCATGGCAGGCACACCCGAGCGTTTGCGTCTGGTGGCCCTGGATCTGGTGAACCACTACGAGGAGCGCTGCCAGACCCTCACAGGCAAGGCCATGATCGTGTGCATGTCCCGCAGGATCGCCGTGGACCTCTACAACGAGATCATCAAGCTGCGCCCCGAGTGGGACAGTGAAGACGACGAGCAGGGCATGCTCAAGGTGATCATGACGGGCTCTGCCGCTGACCCCGAGGCTTTCCGTCCGCACGTCAGGAACAAGCAGCGCAAAGAGCGTCTGGCCAACCGCTTCAGGGACGCCAAAGACCCCCTGAAACTGGTGATTGTGCGTGACATGTGGCTCACAGGCTTTGATGTGCCTTCCCTCCACACCATGTACATCGACAAACCCATGCGCGGTTACGGACTGATGCAGGCCATCGCCCGGGTGAACCGGGTGTTCAAGGACAAACCCGGTGGCCTGATCGTGGATTACATCGGCATTGCCACCCAGCTTCGGGAAGCCATGATCGAATACACCCAGTCTGGAGGCAAAGGAAACACCAGCGACGATCTCTCCGAAGCCGTGGAAGCCCTCAAGAAGTACCTGGAGATCTGCCAGGATTACTTCTTCGGTTTCGATTACAGCAAGTTTGTGGATGGGAAGCCCTCAGAGCGCCTCACGGTGCTCCCTGCTGCTCAGGAATTCCTGCTGGAGAAAGACCGCCTCGCCACCGAAGAAGAGGCCAGACACAACCCGGAACTCAAGAAATTCCGCAGTCCCAGAAAACGCTTCATTGATGCCGTGGTGGGCCTCAGCCGGGCCTTTGCCCTGTGCGGCACAGACGAGTACGCCAGGAGTGTGGTGGTGGAAGTGGCCTTCTTCCAGGCCATCAAGGTGGCCCTACAGAAACAACTGGACGCTGAGCGGGAAGACCAGGGCAAGAAAACCACCACAGAAGTGGACCACGCCATTCAGCAGCTGGTTTCCAAGGCCATCATCGCGGATGAAGTGATTGATGTCTTCAAAGCTGCAGGCCTCAAAAAACCCAACATTGGGGTCCTCAGCGATGAATTCCTGGATGAGATCAAAGGGATGCCTTACAAGAACCTCGCCATCGAAACCCTGCGCAAACTCCTGGAAGGGGAAATCCGCAGCCGCTCCAGAACCAACGTCGTGCAGTCCCGGCAGTTCTCGGAGATGCTCAAGAACGCCCTCAGCAGTTACCACAACCGGGGCCTGCAAACCGCAGAGATCCTGCAAGAACTCCTCGACATGGCAAAAGAGTTCCGCGAGTCCGTGAACCGTGGAGAACAACTTGGCCTTACTGAGGATGAACTGGCCTTCTATGACGCTCTGGGCGTAAATGACAGCGCAGTGAAGATCATGGGGGATGGGCAGCTCAAAGAAATTGCGCAGGACATCGTAAAGCAGATCCGCCAGAACATCACCATCGACTGGACGGTCAAGGAGATGGTCCGGGCCCGAATGCGAACTCTGGTCAGGCGTACCCTCAGGAAGTACGGATACCCACCAGACAAGCAGGATGGGGCCATCACTGCGATTCTGGAGCAAGCAGAGCGGGTTGCTGCCCAGTGGGTTTGAAGGAGCCCTTGTGCTGGCCTGTGTGGCTCACAGCCTGGATCACCGCTGTGGTTTGGGTGGCCTGCAGGGTTCCTGTCTTCTGCCGCCTCACACCTCTGAATCCGTCTACCTGTGCGGGTTCCATCGTGACTCCACTGTCTTATCCCTGTCACATCCTGTCGCCTGCGGGTGTGATCCTGGTTTCAGGAGAAAGAGCATGAACCAAGAACCGTGGATCATCACCGAAATCATTGATGGTCCCAGAGCCCGCACGATTGAGAAAGCCGATGAAAGCTTGCTGGTGTACTGGGAGGTGGAATTTTACTGTGAGCGAGGCGGAAAGCGGGAGGCCACAGCAAGGTGGTCCTCAGATCCGGCCGCACTGAAGCGTTACGTGGTGGGGGCAGAACTGAAGGACCTGGATGAGGATGAAACTTACGGGCTGGATTCTGGTGTTTGACCCCCAGGAGAACCCTGATCGTCCTGTGGGCATCATGCTGAGGGCTGCACAGCAGCCTTACTGTGTGGTTTCAAACATCGTACTTGGCGCACACCAGTTCAAAGGCTTCCCGGTAGAGTTCCTGCAATGTTTTGCGGCTTTTGATCTTGGCAAGGGCAAGCCGGTCATGCAGGGCCTGGGGGATGTCTTTGGCGTAGATGGCTTTCATGTCTTCGGTGCTGGTTTCGGCGGTGGCCTGGGTGCTGCTTTTTCTTCTGGGCATACATCCTCCTGAATCCTGTCCAGGGCAGGACTTTTCACACTCATTGTATAATTATATTAATATATATTTATATAGAATGCAAGGCCTCTGAAAGTTTGCTACAATTTCCGGTAATCCTTGACTGGATTCAGACGACGCAGCGTGTCCGCAACTTGCTGCCCGTCCGGGAAAGCCCTCCATCTGGGGGGTTTTCTTTTGCCTTGATGCGAACTTTCCCACTTCCCTGAACCAAAACCTGCGGCCCCGCACGGGGCCGCAGGTCGAATTTTTCAGGCATAACTGGTGGTTTGCTTTGGCTGGCCGTCCCACTTCCGGCAACTGCCGTGTTCCACCACCAGACGCACTTCGCCGTTCCACAGGTAGGGCTTTTTCACCCGTGCCTCTCCGGTGAAGTGGTTCAGCAGGGGCAAGACTTCTGCGGTCATGCTGCCGTGTTTGACTTCCTGCTGGTCAATGGGCCGCACCCACACCCGGCGGCGGGTGACTTTGACCACCTGAACAAAATCCACGTTCGTCTGGTCGTACCCCCAGCGCTGCATGAAAATGTCGTTCTCCTGGATCTGGGCGTGGGCGTCGGCTAGGGTCTGGTATTTCATGGTTTCTGCTCCTTGACTGGATTTGCAGGGGGTCCGCTCCCCTGCACAAGAATATATTAATATATATTTATATACTTGTCAAGAGAAAATCCATCCCACAGAAGAAAACCCCGCATTTCTGCGGGGTCAAATCTCAGAAAGGAAGGTCATCTAAAGGCCACTCCTCACCCGGCATCATGGGTCTGTGTCCTGACTTGTAAATCACATTGTCCTCCTTGTGGGGGTGGTACACCGATTCAAGCTGACCCTCAGAGATCAGCCGTTGCAGTTCGGCATGGGCAGTGTCCACCGACACGGTGCAGTCCTCGGCCACAGTCTCCACCAGCAGTTTCTCAGTCATGTTGGGTCCGTACAGGTCAAGGGTGTCCAGAAAAGAAGCTGTGGGGTTGGGGGTTTCATTGATGTTGTCCATGTCTGCTCCTGGCTGCGGCCTGGGCCGCCTGATTTCATTTGCATCACCGGATCTGAAAGGGGTAGGCC contains:
- a CDS encoding restriction endonuclease subunit S; translation: MGSEWKEYLLEEICDELTVGYVGSMASEYISNGVTFLRSQNVIPFNLDYSDVKYISAEFNSKIKKSQLNPGDVVIVRTGKPGACAVIPDNAPPMNCSDLVIIRTGKELLPDYLMYYINTIASHHINAHLVGAVQQHFNVGSAKKIKIPLPPLQEQSKIVSILKTIDDKIRLNTQMNHTLEAMARALFKSWFVDFDPVKANAEGRRMEGILPEVQALFPSEFEDSPLGLVPLGWEISTLASLGKISKEGMKPENFQDQMVHHYSIPAFDSQKMPVLENGSGIKSNKFLVKENSILVSKLNPETPRVWLTKINYQHISLASTEFIVLLSDHSDQRMFLYQYLCSDIFTQSFASKVTGTSKSHQRANPNDLLATEFIKPSPEIVSAFATAVSSIHEKVQINRIEIEVLAKTRDSLLPKLLSGELDVSQLSNLVSTD
- a CDS encoding DUF4268 domain-containing protein produces the protein MTLATLGRLKKVELRTVWEREDTGFTMWLSRPENLELLSQTLDLDLQYEAHEQNVGPYRADIVCTDDDGNKVLIENQLEVTDHTHLGQLLTYAGTLNTVTIIWIAARFTDEHRAALDWLNNNTGPNINFFGLEIEVWQIGNSAPAPKFNVVSQPNNWTKRMVGSRGSEITATKQLQFDYWTAMREHFLQQNAVLRPQKPLPQHWMNFAAGRSHFHYFAYANIRDKCIGLGLVISGPDRWAHYYQLLSQKEAIEAEAQMQFEWRALETKKESQVLLEHPSFNPADQGSWAAQHQWLMGTAALFQRIFSERIRQLRAADWAGNASEVLSEAPAEV
- a CDS encoding type I restriction endonuclease subunit R, whose protein sequence is MSINESIVELAAIEWFEALGYTFVPGETISPDSAHPERPSYGTVILEGRVKAALQRLNPQLPDITLTEAYNKLVRAQSQDTVTNNREFHRHLIEGIPVTYRDDAGQTRGAQAQIVDWENIEDADLLVVNQFTVIEKKHNRRPDLVVFLNGLPISVIELKNAVNEDTTIDEAYNQLQTYKKDIPSLFHFNELLIISDGLDARVGSLTADRERFMPWRTIAGEDLAPKSLPRLQVVIEGLFHRERLLDFLRYFIVFEDEAAQVNGVQVIRTVKKLAGYHQFHAVRTAVQSVVNASQNDGRGGVVWHTQGSGKSLTMVFFAGKVIQHPALQNPTLVVLTDRNDLDDQLYGTFARCQDNIRQSPQKAENRAQLRSLLSVASGGVVFTTIQKFSPENKGDEYPLLTDRRNIIVMADEAHRSQYGFEGRVSTTDTEAVIEYGYAKHMRDGIPNATFLGFTGTPVDANDRSTRAVFGDYISIYDIERAVDDGATVPIYYESRLAKLHLEDTVVDQVDEEVETITGDIDDQQALKAKRKWAQLEAMAGTPERLRLVALDLVNHYEERCQTLTGKAMIVCMSRRIAVDLYNEIIKLRPEWDSEDDEQGMLKVIMTGSAADPEAFRPHVRNKQRKERLANRFRDAKDPLKLVIVRDMWLTGFDVPSLHTMYIDKPMRGYGLMQAIARVNRVFKDKPGGLIVDYIGIATQLREAMIEYTQSGGKGNTSDDLSEAVEALKKYLEICQDYFFGFDYSKFVDGKPSERLTVLPAAQEFLLEKDRLATEEEARHNPELKKFRSPRKRFIDAVVGLSRAFALCGTDEYARSVVVEVAFFQAIKVALQKQLDAEREDQGKKTTTEVDHAIQQLVSKAIIADEVIDVFKAAGLKKPNIGVLSDEFLDEIKGMPYKNLAIETLRKLLEGEIRSRSRTNVVQSRQFSEMLKNALSSYHNRGLQTAEILQELLDMAKEFRESVNRGEQLGLTEDELAFYDALGVNDSAVKIMGDGQLKEIAQDIVKQIRQNITIDWTVKEMVRARMRTLVRRTLRKYGYPPDKQDGAITAILEQAERVAAQWV